From Eremothecium sinecaudum strain ATCC 58844 chromosome III, complete sequence:
ATCCATGCGCTAACTGGAAAAACACAGATATGTTCACAATTGCTATTGATATAGGGGGTACTCTCGCGAAGGTTGTGTTTGCACCGCCGGGATCGGACAAGTTGATATTTGAGACTGTAGAAAGAGAAAAAATTAATGAGTTTATCGCTTTATTACATGAGATAATAGATATCCATCATGGTGGTAATTACAGCACCACCCAAATAGCTGCCACAGGTGGTGGTGCGTTCAAATTTTACGATTTGCTTTTGTCGCAGTTTCCAAACGTTTCAGATATTGTAAGGCTGGATGAAATGGATTGCTTAGTAAAGGGACTTGATTTTTTTATTCACAAGGTTCCAGACGAGGTATTTATGTATAACGATTTAGATGGCGAACAAGGCGTCCCATCTGTCATTGATGGAGACGAAACATATCCGTATATGTTGGTGAACATTGGATCTGGTGTATCAATGCTCAAGGTCGACTCTGCAACAAAATACACTATGCTTGGTGGTTCAGCTTTGGGCGGGGGCTCGCTATGGGGCTTACTCTCTTTAATAACTGGTGCAAAAACATATGACGAGATGCTGGAGTGGGCGACAGAGGGTAACAACGCCAATGTAGACATGCTAGTTGGGGACATCTACGGGACAGATT
This genomic window contains:
- the CAB1 gene encoding pantothenate kinase (Syntenic homolog of Ashbya gossypii AFR729C; Syntenic homolog of Saccharomyces cerevisiae YDR531W (CAB1)), yielding MVKDIDYPCANWKNTDMFTIAIDIGGTLAKVVFAPPGSDKLIFETVEREKINEFIALLHEIIDIHHGGNYSTTQIAATGGGAFKFYDLLLSQFPNVSDIVRLDEMDCLVKGLDFFIHKVPDEVFMYNDLDGEQGVPSVIDGDETYPYMLVNIGSGVSMLKVDSATKYTMLGGSALGGGSLWGLLSLITGAKTYDEMLEWATEGNNANVDMLVGDIYGTDYSKLGLKSSTIAASFGKLFQRDNKITDSDKPLTSCCPTSTASIHSRDHTINNADISRSMLYAISNNISQIAYLQAKINHVKEIYFGGSYIRGHSTTMNTLSNAINHWSKGQKKALFLKHEGYLGAMGAFLSIQMK